From the Streptomyces kaniharaensis genome, the window CGCGCCCGCGACCGACTTGGAAGCAGGTGCCGGACCCCCCGAACGGCGCGCTCGGTCTGAAGACTGCCGCCCACCGAGGGGAACCCCGCACAGCCCGACCCCTGGCGCGGGCGGGCGGCGGGGACCGGGCGCGGCTACGGGCTCCAGCTCCACTCGCTTCTTCTCCAGCCCTCAGTACCGCACCGGGTAGTGCTGCGAAGCGAGGACGGGGGGCGATCCACGCGTAAGCGAAGCGCGGGGGTATAGCTCGCTTCCAGGAATCAGGCGTGCAGGCCACACGCCTGATTCCTGGAAGCCTCACCGTACGGGTCAGCCGGGCGGGGAGGTCTGGCTGACCTGGGTGAGGAGGCGTTCCCAAGTGCGTGTTGACCCGCCGTGCTGTTGGGCAAGGGATGCTGCGATGCGATGGCGGGGGGTGTCGCCAGCAGTGCTGAGGGCTGCGGTCGCAGTGTGCAGACGGGGATCACCCTCGTAGGCGTGTGCCTTGCGCGGGCCTTTTCCTGTGCCTGGCGGCCGGCCTCCTCCCTTCCCCTGCCCGGGCGGGTTCTTCCGGCGTTCCTCAATGTCACAGCGGGGCCACACCCGCACGCTGTAGACGGTCTTTCCTGCTGAGATGTAACCCTGGGTCGCGTAGGCGCGGACGGTGCTGGCCGTAACGCCGAGTACGGCGGCCGTCTCTTCGTCGTTGAGAAGGTCGTCGGGATGTTCTCCGGCGGGCAGCACAGGGATGGGTCCGCCCGCGAGGTAAGCACGAGCTTGAGCCAGGTCGTAGATCAGGATGCGGCTGCGAGGAAAGAGGCTTGCTACGCGCTGACGGAAGGCGGGGGCATCACGTCGCCTCCATGTGGCGATGGGGACGCCAGCCTGCTCGGCGATATCGGCTTCATTGATCACTGGTCGGTTACGGGGGATCACAATCGTGTTCCTTGAGCAGCTGTCGAGTCACGGACGGGCCCTTGTAGGCTGGTGGTACTTCCTTACGCTGGCGCTTCGTCGGCACGGATGTTGGTTAAGGGCCGGTGGTGTGCCGGGTCGCTCCGCGTGAGTGGCTCTCCGCCGGCCCTTTCATCAGTTCCATCCAACGGCGGACTTCGCGCGGACTGTGGAGCCTGACCACCTTGACGCCCTGATCGGCTGTCTCGGATACCTGTTGGACGTAGCGGGGCCGGTTGTTCCGGTACTTGCGGATGGCGGTGCGCAACAGCGACCGGCGGCTGAAGAATGCTTTGCTCCAGGTCAGTCGCCGTGCTTGTGGGCTGTCCTCGTATCCGGTGAGCTGATAGAGGCTACGGCGCACTATGCGGTACATGATCAGGGGTAGCTGAAAGTCGAGCCACACGAGTACGTCGGCGCGGTGCCAGACGACGTCGGCCAGCTTGGAGAAGTTCCCTTCGACGATCCACGTGTCTTGCCGTGTGATCTCTCCTGCCTGCCGGCGGAACTCGGGCAGCGGCAGGGGGCCGTCAGGGGTGAAGAGAAGGTCATCGAGGTCTGTGTGTGGGTGGCCGAGTTCTGCCGAGAGCCACCTAGCCAGAGTGGATTTTCCTGTGGCGGGTGGTCCGAAGAGTGCGATTTTCCGCATGGATTCCTCGTCTTTTCGGGGAGCGGCGTCCGGGCTTCACCAGGCCTTCGGGCTAGCGGTCACATCACCCCCACCGGGTCTTGCCATTTCAAACATTACAGCATTCAGACTCGTTACAGCCGTTCGAGACTTGCGGGCCCAGCCGCTTGCGGCTGTCCTTTAGCCCGCCCGCGCCCGAAGGGCGCTCTGGGGGCGGGCCCAGCCGCTTGCGGCTGTCCTTTAGCCCGCCCGCGCCCGAAGGGCGCTCTGGGGGCGGGCCCAGCCGCTTGCGGCTGTCCTTTAGCCCGCCCGCGCCCGAAGGGCGCTCTGGGGGCGGGCCCAGCCGCTTGCGGCTGTCCTTTAGCCCGCCCGCGCCCGAAGGGCGCTCTGGGGGCGGGCCCAGCCGCTTGCGGCTGTCCTTTAGCCCGCCCGCGCCCGAAGGGCGCTCTGGGGGCGGGCCCAGCCGCTTGCGGCTGTCCTTTAGCCCGCCCGCGCCCGAAGGGCGCTCTGGGGGCGGGCCCAGCCGCTTGCGGCTGTCCTTTAGCCCGCCCGCGCCCGAAGGGCGCTCTGGGGGCGGGCCCAGCCGCTTGCGGCTGTCCTTTAGCCCGCCCGCGCCCGAAGGGCGCTCTGGGGGCGGGCCCAGCCGCTTGCGGCTGTCCTTTAGCCCGCCCGCGCCCGAAGGGCGCTCTGGGGGCGGGCCCAGCCGCTTGCGGCTGTCCTTTTCGCGCGCCTCACGGCCCGCCTGTGGCGGGCCGTGAGGTTGTGGTGACGGTGTGCTACATCCTAGGGAACAGTGCCCGCGCGGCCATCGGGTACATGTGGAGCCTGCGGAGGTAGTCCGCCTGGAACGCGCTTCGGGCTGCGATCTCGTCGGCGCGCATATCCCCCACCCCCTTCTTGGTCTTCACGATGACCCCGTCGATGATGCTGATTCCCGCGCCTCCGAGATCGGAGAACACGTTGATGCGGAGATGCAGGTACACCTGCCCTTCCTGCTCAGTGATGGTCACCGCATAAGCCAGATCCGCCAATGGGTAGACGTGCGTGGCTCGGGACCGGGCGAGCGACCCGCCGTCGAGGATTTCGGGGCGCAGTGCTCGAAGGTAGTGAGCAAGCGTCGCGCGGGTCGTCGCGCGGAGCGGTACATCGATGTCCTCCGGGTCGAACTCCCGGACAGTGGGCCGCCGCCACAGCCCGGCCTCACCGGTAGCACAGGCACGGATGATCTCGTCATACATCGTTCGCAACTTGCGGTGAATGTAGGCGATATCTGCGTGAAAGTCCGGGTTGGCGAGACTTTCCCATCCCTGCGGCAGCAGGAACTGTGCCGTAGCGGTGGCCGTGGGGGTGGAGAGCGCCGGAACGGGCTGGAGCACCCGCAGAGCGTCACCGTCCACGACATCGGCACACACCAGGGCACCCAAGACGGACGCCTCTTCTACGATCCGGCGACACCGGAGCGCGGAGAGTCCCCCTGCTCGCATGGCCCTCTCCGCGACCTCTGCCCGCTCCTTGCCTGTCCGCCCCACGAAGTGAGCATGGAACCGCTTCTCCCCCTGGATGGATTCACGGTCCAGGGTGTTCGGGTCGTAGCTCCACGAGACCACGGGGCTCAACTCGTAGGCGCGGCAGTGCTCAGCGAAGCACGCCGCGACCACTCCAAGCGCCGTGCCGAACTCTCGCGAGTGGTCGTGCAGTCCCGGCCGGTGCGTGGTTCCAGCGGACATGAGCATGAATTCGTAGAGGGCGTGCGGCGACCTCTTGTCGGTCAGCGCGTACCCCTCATCGGGCGAGACGTTGATGTGCGCGTGGACCCTGGTCCACCCGTACACGTCGTTCACGGTCCCCATCCGCTGAGTTCCGTTCACGTAGCCCGGATAGCCCTTCGCGGCCAGCGAGTCGACCACGGGGACATTCCCGCGCAGGTCCTCAAGCGCCGACGGCAACAACTGGGTCATCGGGTTTCCTTCCTTCGGTGTCGTTGGTCGCCGGTCGGGGTGTGCCGCCCCTTCCGACATCACTAACTTTACAGCATTTCGGCTCACTCTTCTATGCAAAACCCCAGTTCAGGAAGGGTTTTGCACTCTTTTTAGGCCAACCCACGGCCGACGGGGACGCGGTGGGGGCCTACCGCAGGCCACGGAGAGGGCGGAGATGGCTGGTCCGGTGCGCGCAGCTTGCTGCGCAGGACCAGCCACCAGGCCGGTGAACGCGCCGAAGGCGCCCGGCCTGGCGTCCTGCGCTTGCGCGGGATGGTCTGGCGGTGAACGCGCCGAAGGCGCCCGCCAGACCACCCCGGAGGGCCGCCAGGCCCTCCGGGGTGTCTCCGCCCTCTCCGTGGCCTGCGGTAGGCCCCCACCGCGCCAAAAAGCGGAAGTGGGCAGATGTTCGTCCTTCGTTGCGGCTCGCAACAGGGTTCTTACCGACAACCCCGGGTTGGCCGCCTCAGCGGACTGACTCCGCCGGATTCCTAAGCGGCACCTACGTGAGGCGGTCACAGGGAAGTGCCTGCCCGACGGCCGGCCACTCGCCGGGCCTGCCGACTCCTCCTCGGCAACGGAGCAACAGAGTTTCCCAGCCGTCCTGTACGTCATCTTGGTTGTCCAGGCCGGGGAGGAGCAGCGGCTTCTGAGCCCGGATTGGGCTCACGGTCCCCATGACCCACCTGAGGCGGCGGCGGCCGGAGCCTGCGCCAAGGAGGCGCCGACGGGGCGAACGGTGCTTACTGGAACAGTAAGCACTAACTCGCTGCACCCATCTGACGCCAAGAAACAGCTGTCGAGGCGGAGCAAGTTAGTGGCTAAGTACACCTGAAGGCCCCGACCGGGGACGGTCAGGGCCTTCATCGTGGGGCCGGCCGGATCAGGCGGTCTCAGGGGGAAGGACGTCCGTGCCCCAGGCCAGCCCCCAGGACTCGATCAGCGTCCGAACGCCAGCCTCGCCAAGCGCCTCGGCGGCACGTAGGAGAGCCAGCCGCCGACCGTGCTTGCGGACGATGTGCCGGTACCAGGTAGCCGCCGGGATCACCGCGACCAGCGTGCGCGCGTCGTCTTCGTTGGCCGCGATCTCGGAGTCGGTCCGCTCATCCTGCTCCACCTCCAGCTCGGCGAGGATCCGGTTCAGGGTCTGGGCCCGGTAGTGCTTCCGGACGCCGTTCACCCCGTGCTCGCGCTCGCGGTACTTCGCGACCAACGGGCCCGCCTCACCCAGCTCGGCCAGCTCCTCGGCCGCCAGGTCGCCGAGCTGGAACGGCGACATGCGTCCCCAGCGGCGGCCGTCCTTGAGGTCGGAGCGGGTGAACTCCAGCCCGAAGCCTGCCGATCCGGGCTTGTCGCCGTCCTTGTACAGGTACCGGGCGGCATCACCCTCCTGCCCGGTGTTCAGCGGGCGCAGGTCGGTGCCGTGGCCATCCCCCCCGCACGGGCAGCCGGGCCGGTCGCACGTGGTGCTGACCGCGTAGCCACCGGCGTTGAGCACCGCATCGCGCCACGTCTCGGCCATCCGCTGGCGGAACCGGCGGAACTCCTCCTCCGGCAGCGGCGCCTGGGTGACCCAGAGCGCGTGCCAGTGCACGTGGAACCCGGTGTCCGAGCCCCAGGTGTCCTCGAACGCCCGCTCATAGCCCACGATCTCGAAGTCGGACCGCAGCCGACGCCACGACCGCCCGGCGGACCCGAACGCGCCCTTCCAGCCGTCGTGCGCCACCGCGATCAGTCCGCCGCGCTCGCCGCGCCGCAGCGAGCCGTACGCCTGCCGCTCGAAGTGCCGCAACGTGTAGGTCCCGAGGTACAGGCCGTACCCGGCCGCCGCCAGCGCGTCCGCCGCCTTCTGCGCGTTCTCCGCCCGGACCGCCAGGATCTTCGCCGCGCACCACACGCACATGTGGACGCTGCCGCAGGTGCAGGCCCCACTGAACGAGGCCGCAGCCTTGCCGACCATCACCCCGGCCGCCCCACCCATCAGCCGCGTGCCGCACCCAAGGAACGTCTTGCCGAGCGCCACCGTCTGGTGCGCTTCCCTTCGCTCGAACCGCCCGTCTCGGCCCCGATCCTGACCATCTGTCCGTTTCGGGGTGGTTCGTTCCTCAGACCCCCTCTGACCTGGGGTGGACGGAATTCTCCCCGTAGTACTAAAGCGCACGCCCGTTTTTGGTGCCGAAAATGCCGCCTGACCTGCGGTTTTGTGGTCCCCAAAACGTGACACGTCGGGGGTGGCATCGATGATCCGTTTTGCCCGCTGACGGCACGTGGCAGAGCAGTAGATCTTGACCCGCTTGCCGGTGCCGGGGGCGAACGACTTCCGGCAGCGTGCGCACTTCGGGCGCTTCGGGGGGCGGGTCTGGCTGACGGCATCAGCAGACGCGGATACGCTGGACAACAGGCCTCGGATCGGTGATAGGTGACGAGGTCGGCAATGAGGTCCGGGAGTTGTCTAGGCGCCCGGACCTTTGCCGTTTCTGGAGTTAGAGCACTGATCCTGCCGCATCTGACGGGCCTCAGAGAGACGAACTCGCCGATGGGACTGGTGGGGTTCCAACGAACCGAAGAAGGCCCGGACCGCAGGGTTGGTCCGGGCTGCCGTTCGGTCAGCGCGTGCGCCGCGTGGACGTCCTCGGCCGAGGGATTGGCCGTGTGCCTGCCGAACGCGGGAGCGAACGCCTGCCTCACCGATCCCGGGGGGCTCCGCCCGCCCGGACCCCCGGCCACCTCCAAGGGGGGAAAGGGCTTCGTGATCTTGTTCAGGTGAGTGGGTGGTACGGGTCAACCCGGCGGGGTTCCCCTCGATGGTCGGCACCCAAGGGCTAGCACACCGCCCGGGGGGCCCGGCCCGACCGCGCGCGCCCGCGACCGACTTGGAAGCAGGTGCCGGACCCCCCGAACGGCGCGCTCGGTCTGAAGACTGCCGCCCACCGAGGGGAACCCCGCACAGCCCGACCCCTGGCGCGGGCGGGCGGCGGGGACCGGGCGCGGCTACGGGCTCCAGCTCCACTCGCTTCTTCTCCAGCCCTCAGTACCGCACCGGGTAGTGCTGCGAAGCGAGGACGGGGGGCGATCCACGCGTAAGCGAAGCGCGGGGGTATAGCTCGCTTCCAGGAATCAGGCGTGCAGGCCACACGCCTGATTCCTGGAAGCCTCACCGTACGGGTCAGCCGGGCGGGGAGGTCTGGCTGACCTGGGTGAGGAGGCGTTCCCAAGTGCGTGTTGACCCGCCGTGCTGTTGGGCAAGGGATGCTGCGATGCGATGGCGGGGGGTGTCGCCAGCAGTGCTGAGGGCTGCGGTCGCAGTGTGCAGACGGGGATCACCCTCGTAGGCGTGTGCCTTGCGCGGGCCTTTTCCTGTGCCTGGCGGCCGGCCTCCTCCCTTCCCCTGCCCGGGCGGGTTCTTCCGGCGTTCCTCAATGTCACAGCGGGGCCACACCCGCACGCTGTAGACGGTCTTTCCTGCTGAGATGTAACCCTGGGTCGCGTAGGCGCGGACGGTGCTGGCCGTAACGCCGAGTACGGCGGCCGTCTCTTCGTCGTTGAGAAGGTCGTCGGGATGTTCTCCGGCGGGCAGCACAGGGATGGGTCCGCCCGCGAGGTAAGCACGAGCTTGAGCCAGGTCGTAGATCAGGATGCGGCTGCGAGGAAAGAGGCTTGCTACGCGCTGACGGAAGGCGGGGGCATCACGTCGCCTCCATGTGGCGATGGGGACGCCAGCCTGCTCGGCGATATCGGCTTCATTGATCACTGGTCGGTTACGGGGGATCACAATCGTGTTCCTTGAGCAGCTGTCGAGTCACGGACGGGCCCTTGTAGGCTGGTGGTACTTCCTTACGCTGGCGCTTCGTCGGCACGGATGTTGGTTAAGGGCCGGTGGTGTGCCGGGTCGCTCCGCGTGAGTGGCTCTCCGCCGGCCCTTTCATCAGTTCCATCCAACGGCGGACTTCGCGCGGACTGTGGAGCCTGACCACCTTGACGCCCTGATCGGCTGTCTCGGATACCTGTTGGACGTAGCGGGGCCGGTTGTTCCGGTACTTGCGGATGGCGGTGCGCAACAGCGACCGGCGGCTGAAGAATGCTTTGCTCCAGGTCAGTCGCCGTGCTTGTGGGCTGTCCTCGTATCCGGTGAGCTGATAGAGGCTACGGCGCACTATGCGGTACATGATCAGGGGTAGCTGAAAGTCGAGCCACACGAGTACGTCGGCGCGGTGCCAGACGACGTCGGCCAGCTTGGAGAAGTTCCCTTCGACGATCCACGTGTCTTGCCGTGTGATCTCTCCTGCCTGCCGGCGGAACTCGGGCAGCGGCAGGGGGCCGTCAGGGGTGAAGAGAAGGTCATCGAGGTCTGTGTGTGGGTGGCCGAGTTCTGCCGAGAGCCACCTAGCCAGAGTGGATTTTCCTGTGGCGGGTGGTCCGAAGAGTGCGATTTTCCGCATGGATTCCTCGTCTTTTCGGGGAGCGGCGTCCGGGCTTCACCAGGCCTTCGGGCTAGCGGTCACATCACCCCCACCGGGTCTTGCCATTTCAAACATTACAGCATTCAGACTCGTTACAGCCGTTCGAGACTTGCGGGCCCAGCCGCTTGCGGCTGTCCTTTAGCCCGCCCGCGCCCGAAGGGCGCTCTGGGGGCGGGCCCAGCCGCTTGCGGCTGTCCTTTAGCCCGCCCGCGCCCGAAGGGCGCTCTGGGGGCGGGCCCAGCCGCTTGCGGCTGTCCTTTAGCCCGCCCGCGCCCGAAGGGCGCTCTGGGGGCGGGCCCAGCCGCTTGCGGCTGTCCTTTAGCCCGCCCGCGCCCGAAGGGCGCTCTGGGGGCGGGCCCAGCCGCTTGCGGCTGTCCTTTAGCCCGCCCGCGCCCGAAGGGCGCTCTGGGGGCGGGCCCAGCCGCTTGCGGCTGTCCTTTAGCCCGCCCGCGCCCGAAGGGCGCTCTGGGGGCGGGCCCAGCCGCTTGCGGCTGTCCTTTAGCCCGCCCGCGCCCGAAGGGCGCTCTGGGGGCGGGCCCAGCCGCTTGCGGCTGTCCTTTAGCCCGCCCGCGCCCGAAGGGCGCTCTGGGGGCGGGCCCAGCCGCTTGCGGCTGTCCTTTTCGCGCGCCTCACGGCCCGCCTGTGGCGGGCCGTGAGGTTGTGGTGACGGTGTGCTACATCCTAGGGAACAGTGCCCGCGCGGCCATCGGGTACATGTGGAGCCTGCGGAGGTAGTCCGCCTGGAACGCGCTTCGGGCTGCGATCTCGTCGGCGCGCATATCCCCCACCCCCTTCTTGGTCTTCACGATGACCCCGTCGATGATGCTGATTCCCGCGCCTCCGAGATCGGAGAACACGTTGATGCGGAGATGCAGGTACACCTGCCCTTCCTGCTCAGTGATGGTCACCGCATAAGCCAGATCCGCCAATGGGTAGACGTGCGTGGCTCGGGACCGGGCGAGCGACCCGCCGTCGAGGATTTCGGGGCGCAGTGCTCGAAGGTAGTGAGCAAGCGTCGCGCGGGTCGTCGCGCGGAGCGGTACATCGATGTCCTCCGGGTCGAACTCCCGGACAGTGGGCCGCCGCCACAGCCCGGCCTCACCGGTAGCACAGGCACGGATGATCTCGTCATACATCGTTCGCAACTTGCGGTGAATGTAGGCGATATCTGCGTGAAAGTCCGGGTTGGCGAGACTTTCCCATCCCTGCGGCAGCAGGAACTGTGCCGTAGCGGTGGCCGTGGGGGTGGAGAGCGCCGGAACGGGCTGGAGCACCCGCAGAGCGTCACCGTCCACGACATCGGCACACACCAGGGCACCCAAGACGGACGCCTCTTCTACGATCCGGCGACACCGGAGCGCGGAGAGTCCCCCTGCTCGCATGGCCCTCTCCGCGACCTCTGCCCGCTCCTTGCCTGTCCGCCCCACGAAGTGAGCATGGAACCGCTTCTCCCCCTGGATGGATTCACGGTCCAGGGTGTTCGGGTCGTAGCTCCACGAGACCACGGGGCTCAACTCGTAGGCGCGGCAGTGCTCAGCGAAGCACGCCGCGACCACTCCAAGCGCCGTGCCGAACTCTCGCGAGTGGTCGTGCAGTCCCGGCCGGTGCGTGGTTCCAGCGGACATGAGCATGAATTCGTAGAGGGCGTGCGGCGACCTCTTGTCGGTCAGCGCGTACCCCTCATCGGGCGAGACGTTGATGTGCGCGTGGACCCTGGTCCACCCGTACACGTCGTTCACGGTCCCCATCCGCTGAGTTCCGTTCACGTAGCCCGGATAGCCCTTCGCGGCCAGCGAGTCGACCACGGGGACATTCCCGCGCAGGTCCTCAAGCGCCGACGGCAACAACTGGGTCATCGGGTTTCCTTCCTTCGGTGTCGTTGGTCGCCGGTCGGGGTGTGCCGCCCCTTCCGACATCACTAACTTTACAGCATTTCGGCTCACTCTTCTATGCAAAACCCCAGTTCAGGAAGGGTTTTGCACTCTTTTTAGGCCAACCCACGGCCGACGGGGACGCGGTGGGGGCCTACCGCAGGCCACGGAGAGGGCGGAGATGGCTGGTCCGGTGCGCGCAGCTTGCTGCGCAGGACCAGCCACCAGGCCGGTGAACGCGCCGAAGGCGCCCGGCCTGGCGTCCTGCGCTTGCGCGGGATGGTCTGGCGGTGAACGCGCCGAAGGCGCCCGCCAGACCACCCCGGAGGGCCGCCAGGCCCTCCGGGGTGTCTCCGCCCTCTCCGTGGCCTGCGGTAGGCCCCCACCGCGCCAAAAAGCGGAAGTGGGCAGATGTTCGTCCTTCGTTGCGGCTCGCAACAGGGTTCTTACCGACAACCCCGGGTTGGCCGCCTCAGCGGACTGACTCCGCCGGATTCCTAAGCGGCACCTACGTGAGGCGGTCACAGGGAAGTGCCTGCCCGACGGCCGGCCACTCGCCGGGCCTGCCGACTCCTCCTCGGCAACGGAGCAACAGAGTTTCCCAGCCGTCCTGTACGTCATCTTGGTTGTCCAGGCCGGGGAGGAGCAGCGGCTTCTGAGCCCGGATTGGGCTCACGGTCCCCATGACCCACCTGAGGCGGCGGCGGCCGGAGCCTGCGCCAAGGAGGCGCCGACGGGGCGAACGGTGCTTACTGGAACAGTAAGCACTAACTCGCTGCACCCATCTGACGCCAAGAAACAGCTGTCGAGGCGGAGCAAGTTAGTGGCTAAGTACACCTGAAGGCCCCGACCGGGGACGGTCAGGGCCTTCATCGTGGGGCCGGCCGGATCAGGCGGTCTCAGGGGGAAGGACGTCCGTGCCCCAGGCCAGCCCCCAGGACTCGATCAGCGTCCGAACGCCAGCCTCGCCAAGCGCCTCGGCGGCACGTAGGAGAGCCAGCCGCCGACCGTGCTTGCGGACGATGTGCCGGTACCAGGTAGCCGCCGGGATCACCGCGACCAGCGTGCGCGCGTCGTCTTCGTTGGCCGCGATCTCGGAGTCGGTCCGCTCATCCTGCTCCACCTCCAGCTCGGCGAGGATCCGGTTCAGGGTCTGGGCCCGGTAGTGCTTCCGGACGCCGTTCACCCCGTGCTCGCGCTCGCGGTACTTCGCGACCAACGGGCCCGCCTCACCCAGCTCGGCCAGCTCCTCGGCCGCCAGGTCGCCGAGCTGGAACGGCGACATGCGTCCCCAGCGGCGGCCGTCCTTGAGGTCGGAGCGGGTGAACTCCAGCCCGAAGCCTGCCGATCCGGGCTTGTCGCCGTCCTTGTACAGGTACCGGGCGGCATCACCCTCCTGCCCGGTGTTCAGCGGGCGCAGGTCGGTGCCGTGGCCATCCCCCCCGCACGGGCAGCCGGGCCGGTCGCACGTGGTGCTGACCGCGTAGCCACCGGCGTTGAGCACCGCATCGCGCCACGTCTCGGCCATCCGCTGGCGGAACCGGCGGAACTCCTCCTCCGGCAGCGGCGCCTGGGTGACCCAGAGCGCGTGCCAGTGCACGTGGAACCCGGTGTCCGAGCCCCAGGTGTCCTCGAACGCCCGCTCATAGCCCACGATCTCGAAGTCGGACCGCAGCCGACGCCACGACCGCCCGGCGGACCCGAACGCGCCCTTCCAGCCGTCGTGCGCCACCGCGATCAGTCCGCCGCGCTCGCCGCGCCGCAGCGAGCCGTACGCCTGCCGCTCGAAGTGCCGCAACGTGTAGGTCCCGAGGTACAGGCCGTACCCGGCCGCCGCCAGCGCGTCCGCCGCCTTCTGCGCGTTCTCCGCCCGGACCGCCAGGATCTTCGCCGCG encodes:
- a CDS encoding P-loop NTPase family protein, coding for MRKIALFGPPATGKSTLARWLSAELGHPHTDLDDLLFTPDGPLPLPEFRRQAGEITRQDTWIVEGNFSKLADVVWHRADVLVWLDFQLPLIMYRIVRRSLYQLTGYEDSPQARRLTWSKAFFSRRSLLRTAIRKYRNNRPRYVQQVSETADQGVKVVRLHSPREVRRWMELMKGPAESHSRGATRHTTGP
- a CDS encoding DNA-binding protein, with translation MIPRNRPVINEADIAEQAGVPIATWRRRDAPAFRQRVASLFPRSRILIYDLAQARAYLAGGPIPVLPAGEHPDDLLNDEETAAVLGVTASTVRAYATQGYISAGKTVYSVRVWPRCDIEERRKNPPGQGKGGGRPPGTGKGPRKAHAYEGDPRLHTATAALSTAGDTPRHRIAASLAQQHGGSTRTWERLLTQVSQTSPPG